The following coding sequences lie in one Chitinophagaceae bacterium genomic window:
- a CDS encoding HYR domain-containing protein has product MKTSTKNYSSFITGTGFHGSKIGKAVRLIAMVYSIIAIMGKCAMAQVPILYYDFENNITRTTFENLVEAQINSGSAALTSAGIASVGGVAGAGTFNGGSASGQAITGNTWSASTTDPGTAATNYQQFVVNTSGFSTITISFDNQASGTGPARVGILYSTDGTTFNVASTSPVLTGNNTLSASGSFSLPAGADNQSSVTIRVYAYAGSAGDRTGRGVFAATGTFRIDNLTVFANTITASKNLLNHPAIGLSIKSGTAFTPTYSTLTVNNNATVTNIAASIFSGSINIAAGSTLITSSTITANGAVALNGSFQINQGGFADGTGTWTYGSGATLIYNNSTGSFGENGGSYWPISNGPINVTVAGASGITMNVARTISGTFQTSSGVTNANNLTLNGTAQINDGGFLTGTPTYGGSSTLIYNTTSYTTTNNEFPSTGVKNVTITAPSGTNTITLNGDKTITGTLAVGNHTLNGGKSINAATITIGTGSMVMGDITTSSAFTCSGASGISLSGAWSVTGFTKSTSTVSFTSSGNLNNIADFYNLTNSGGTRSILANFDVENTLLVSGGDMRVSGGTGKTLTMSGASSTINITSGSITGTDAGTGNDLSLVISGNLTTLTGNATINDDHEKKFFNVTVNSGKTLALSRGILCRYGLFNVFGTLQINASGYVQANPASSVKPGYGASALLVYNSGSSYTVSNEWIIGDGLNNVTIQNGTAVTLGQSRTMGGNLTITSGSLSTNSDLMVGGNVSLGSNFITTTGASKLILSNMAGSISRTSGYVIGTLQRACSGTGTSAVFDIGDATNYTPVTFDFSGSTSGGNLAVSTTVPGGAPAAGNIPTGSGISQTKYLKRLWTVTNVTISNPTYDATFTFVPTDVQGGANTASFIVAKNSGGIWTHPAVGARTSTSTQATGLTAFSDFQLGEEACTDPDVPGITATLNPICNGNNTTLNITSGNLNSAINWQWYTVGCGGTSAGAGTSIVVSPSITTTYYVRGEGGCVAPGTCAEVTITVDPISVGGSVAGSTTVCSGTNSGSVTLSDHTGSVVKWQYSSDNFASDEHDIVNTTTTQSYTNLTSTTSYRAVVQSGVCATANSSSATITVNANVTYYQDLDTDGFGNPDVSQVSCSGAPGGYILDNTDCNDASADEHPGQTWYADVDGDGFGDAAIPLVSCLQPDDYVLDDTDCDDGLFMYADNDGDGAGAGDPVACGEISSYDCNDSDPEFQSYIFYADEDGDGFGDAFFALYTCDNMIPDGFVDNSDDCDDDLLLYADADEDGYGSDIFAACAGATVVTNTDDCNDGNNQVYPGAIEVCANSIDDDCDFSIDEGCSGVTRYFVNDNSTAGDIFTTAVGSNANAGTNSAPFATLAFAINTATTNDTLFVDNGAYTEQVQINKSLVIIGSGSTNTTTILAPASPTNVSNANGTYQPIVYVSGVGNNVEIHDIKVDGDGGRNVSNLIGIYYFEASGLIDDCRVTGIHDAPSVNGNQRGQGIFVNHSYDVNLSHTVTISNSKVDDYQKTGILINELGTEGIVINDSIIGSSVSGIIAQNGIQFGYGAWGTIQGNVISNNLYNTVAPHTDVSSGILLAGAGIDFNNTPTGNSIFIGGAGALANTIIGNETGLFTAGGGFGYDSNAGMIYGANNFSDNNIHVQLEDPATVPSASFVYDKRVDNSSITNVVYGCIQYAVDFAANGDDLNAGSGTFIENVTVHKEVNIGGAGQGSTFVIPAISNPVCGGGSLCGGLASNIFLVQASNVTIHDLTIDGDNPSLNSSVVVDGVDIDARNGIITNHSMGVYQNLEIHDVTLNNIYLRGAYASTGGSFNFHDNTVDNVQGEAASIGMFNFGGTGIFDNNTVSDCNDAIAANNSTGTVFKNNTVTGSASGIHTDNNGSSGGITDTIKNNIVSNSTASGYGIWVFAPYRDVVVKDNTVNNVVVGMALAGQQAAVTPVFMGNTIDGQGNASATGVYVTTSLFGFGSSDVSGVFNNNYIINNADGWYLESEGGQTLTISANNNAIADNSNSNVFDANAGGTLNAGMTCNWWGTTVPGDVGATISGSVSYIPYLKNGTDSQPGSPGFQTNEICNGICLAFTPAISGADTVCAYTTGSIYTTEEGMYDYNWNVSGGIITNVAANVVTVDWDVAGIGIVSVIYTDSTGCTDTSANFEVIIIDAPLPTVEGADTVCAFTTGSAYTTEGGMNNYNWNVSGGVISSVTDSIVYIDWDAAGIGIVSVTYTNDPGCEGASPAFEVTILESPLPTVTGADTVCAFTTGSVYTTESGMTNYNWNISGGVISNVMDSIVYVDWDAAGIGIVSVTYTNEAGCEGTSPDFELIILESPQPTLSGSDTVCAFTTASIYTTESGMTNYNWNVSGGVISNVTDSIVYVDWDAPGIGIVSVTYTNDLGCEGTSANFEVIILDVPLPIVTGTDTVCAFSEDVAYITQGGMSGYDWGVSGGVISSVADNIVYINWDDAGLGTVTVTYTAASGCTGTSAPFEVVINPLPTPTVMGNDYVCPNASGVVYNTEPGQSLYTWNVAGGSIASGGTLADDFIVINWGPAGFGTVSVNYSNEFNCTALASTNYDVTIEDTVKPLIICPGNTGIACDESSDSSNTGMATATDNCDSDPSISYTDVIVPGSCIGNYTINRTWKAQDANGNFATCLQVIVVSDVTDPLIGIPAASLTVECDGSGNTGDLNSWLATNGGASASDACSGVVWSNNYSALSNDCGATGFATVTFTATDDCGNFSTTTATFTIEDTIDPTIGTPASSLTVECDGSGNTGDLNSWLATNGGASASDGCSGVVWSNNYSALSNDCGATGFATVTFTATDDCGNFSTTSATFTVEDTTDPIIGTPAASLTIECDGSGNTSDLNSWLAANGGASASDGCSGVVWSNNYSALSNDCGATGFATVTFTATDDCGNFSTTTATFTIEDTTDPIIGTPAASLTVECDGSGNTSDLNSWLAANGGASASDACSGVVWSNNYSALSNDCGATGFATVTFTATDACGNFSTTSATFTVEDTTDPVIVCPNDTTVSNDATLCSAIITLHNPITSDNCSAISITNNHPGTGFAVGNTTVMWIATDACGNADTCYQQVTVTDDESPTLMGCPSDIVTCDSIASWIPPTPSDNCGIATFTSNYEPGDTLPNGTTLVKYIVTDIHGNTDSCSFNVTVNTCFATLDLKFYIQGYYDAGGMMKPVLYNSGVDANPLSTNVDTVVIALHDSGTPSIVFATFKGILQTDGTLSCTFPASVIGNSYYIAITHRNTLETWSASAVTFSSSMIDYDFSTDVTQAYPDPFNPNPQMTFIDGIWAIYSGDVDQNGSIDGGDFNAMEPDVTFPVFGYNTSDITGDGVPDGQDYNLLEPNVSLGLFVAHP; this is encoded by the coding sequence ATGAAAACATCTACAAAAAATTATTCGTCATTTATTACGGGAACTGGTTTTCACGGTAGTAAAATAGGGAAGGCAGTTCGGTTGATAGCAATGGTTTATTCTATTATTGCGATCATGGGAAAATGTGCTATGGCTCAGGTTCCGATATTGTATTATGATTTCGAAAATAATATTACACGAACCACTTTTGAAAACCTTGTTGAAGCGCAAATAAATAGTGGTAGTGCAGCATTAACTTCTGCTGGAATTGCGTCAGTAGGTGGTGTTGCGGGAGCCGGCACTTTTAATGGAGGCAGTGCAAGCGGTCAAGCGATTACAGGAAATACATGGTCAGCTTCTACGACTGATCCCGGAACCGCAGCTACTAACTATCAACAATTTGTAGTTAATACTTCCGGTTTCAGCACTATAACTATTTCATTTGATAATCAGGCATCAGGTACGGGACCGGCAAGAGTTGGAATTTTGTACAGCACGGATGGTACAACGTTTAATGTAGCTTCCACTTCACCCGTTTTAACTGGAAACAATACCTTATCTGCCTCAGGAAGTTTTTCACTTCCCGCAGGTGCTGATAACCAAAGTTCTGTTACAATAAGAGTATATGCTTATGCGGGAAGTGCGGGTGACAGAACTGGAAGAGGTGTGTTTGCTGCTACTGGTACTTTTCGTATTGATAATCTGACAGTATTCGCAAATACAATAACTGCCTCTAAAAATTTGCTGAATCATCCGGCAATCGGATTATCGATAAAATCAGGCACTGCCTTCACGCCTACCTATTCTACTTTAACAGTTAACAATAATGCTACAGTTACTAATATAGCGGCTTCAATTTTTTCAGGATCTATTAATATTGCTGCCGGTTCTACATTAATTACATCGTCTACCATTACAGCCAATGGTGCAGTCGCTCTCAATGGATCTTTCCAGATCAATCAAGGTGGTTTCGCCGATGGTACCGGAACCTGGACATATGGGTCAGGCGCTACCTTAATTTATAATAATTCAACTGGTTCGTTCGGTGAAAACGGCGGCTCTTATTGGCCAATATCAAACGGTCCAATAAACGTAACAGTTGCCGGAGCAAGTGGAATTACCATGAATGTGGCAAGAACGATAAGCGGTACTTTTCAAACTTCTTCAGGTGTAACAAATGCCAATAACCTCACTTTAAATGGCACCGCCCAAATTAACGATGGAGGATTTCTAACCGGTACTCCAACTTATGGAGGATCATCAACTTTAATCTACAACACAACTTCGTACACAACTACTAACAATGAATTTCCTTCCACAGGCGTAAAAAATGTAACCATCACCGCACCGAGTGGCACCAATACCATCACCTTAAATGGAGATAAAACCATCACTGGTACACTCGCAGTTGGAAATCATACATTAAATGGCGGTAAAAGTATAAACGCGGCCACCATTACGATTGGAACAGGTTCCATGGTGATGGGTGATATCACTACCAGCAGCGCTTTTACCTGCTCAGGTGCTTCAGGCATCAGCTTAAGCGGCGCCTGGAGTGTAACAGGTTTTACAAAATCTACAAGCACTGTCAGCTTCACTTCTTCGGGTAACCTGAACAACATTGCTGACTTTTATAACCTCACCAATTCAGGCGGCACCAGGAGCATCCTCGCTAATTTCGACGTAGAAAATACGCTGCTGGTGAGTGGCGGTGATATGCGTGTTTCAGGAGGCACTGGTAAAACACTCACGATGTCGGGCGCATCTTCCACCATCAATATCACTTCAGGATCTATTACCGGAACGGATGCAGGAACAGGAAATGATCTTAGTCTGGTGATCTCCGGAAATCTCACGACGCTCACCGGTAATGCCACCATCAATGATGATCATGAAAAGAAGTTTTTCAATGTAACCGTGAATTCAGGAAAAACACTTGCCTTATCACGCGGCATACTTTGCAGGTATGGATTATTCAACGTGTTTGGAACATTGCAAATCAATGCCAGTGGATATGTGCAGGCAAATCCTGCAAGTAGTGTAAAACCTGGTTATGGTGCATCGGCTTTGCTTGTTTACAATAGCGGCAGCAGTTATACCGTGTCAAATGAATGGATTATTGGTGATGGACTCAACAATGTAACCATCCAGAATGGAACTGCCGTTACGCTTGGCCAAAGCAGGACGATGGGCGGCAATCTTACTATCACCAGTGGATCGCTCAGTACAAACAGTGATCTCATGGTAGGTGGAAATGTGTCACTCGGTTCCAACTTTATTACCACAACAGGGGCCAGCAAGCTTATTCTCTCCAACATGGCCGGTTCGATTTCAAGAACTTCCGGTTACGTGATCGGAACATTGCAACGAGCCTGCAGCGGCACCGGCACTTCGGCAGTGTTCGATATTGGTGATGCCACTAACTATACGCCTGTTACTTTTGATTTTTCAGGTAGCACTTCCGGAGGTAACCTGGCAGTAAGCACAACAGTGCCTGGAGGCGCACCGGCAGCAGGAAATATTCCAACAGGTTCGGGAATCAGTCAAACCAAATATTTGAAAAGATTATGGACTGTCACCAACGTTACTATTTCAAATCCTACGTATGATGCGACTTTCACCTTTGTTCCCACCGATGTGCAGGGTGGTGCAAACACGGCCAGTTTTATTGTTGCAAAAAATTCAGGCGGCATATGGACGCATCCTGCGGTAGGTGCCAGGACTTCAACCAGCACGCAAGCAACCGGACTAACCGCATTCAGTGATTTCCAGCTTGGAGAAGAAGCTTGTACTGACCCTGATGTTCCCGGGATTACGGCTACATTAAATCCAATTTGTAATGGTAACAACACTACGCTGAATATTACGTCAGGCAATCTGAACAGTGCCATCAACTGGCAGTGGTATACCGTTGGTTGTGGAGGCACTTCTGCTGGAGCTGGAACTTCCATTGTGGTAAGTCCATCCATCACCACCACTTACTATGTGCGTGGTGAAGGTGGATGCGTTGCGCCGGGCACCTGTGCAGAGGTCACCATAACTGTTGATCCAATTTCTGTGGGTGGATCTGTTGCAGGAAGCACAACAGTTTGCTCAGGAACCAACAGCGGTTCTGTTACACTCAGTGATCATACCGGAAGTGTAGTGAAATGGCAATACTCCAGTGATAATTTCGCAAGTGATGAACATGACATTGTAAACACAACTACAACTCAATCGTATACCAATCTCACTTCAACCACTTCTTATCGCGCTGTGGTACAAAGTGGTGTTTGCGCTACCGCAAATTCTTCTTCTGCAACTATTACGGTAAATGCGAATGTTACGTACTATCAGGATCTTGATACAGATGGATTTGGGAACCCTGACGTATCGCAGGTTTCCTGTAGTGGGGCTCCGGGTGGATATATACTTGATAATACAGATTGCAACGATGCCAGTGCAGATGAACATCCGGGACAAACATGGTATGCTGATGTGGATGGTGATGGTTTCGGAGATGCTGCAATACCACTCGTTTCCTGTTTACAACCTGATGATTATGTTTTGGATGATACGGATTGTGATGATGGACTTTTCATGTATGCCGATAATGACGGTGATGGAGCAGGCGCAGGAGATCCTGTTGCATGCGGAGAAATTTCCAGTTATGATTGCAATGATTCCGATCCCGAATTCCAGTCCTACATATTTTATGCTGATGAAGATGGAGACGGATTCGGTGATGCCTTCTTTGCCCTTTACACGTGTGATAACATGATTCCCGACGGCTTTGTAGATAACAGTGATGATTGCGATGATGACTTATTGCTGTACGCAGATGCAGATGAAGATGGCTACGGATCGGACATTTTTGCGGCTTGTGCAGGTGCCACGGTAGTGACGAACACAGATGATTGTAATGATGGCAATAACCAGGTTTATCCCGGAGCAATAGAAGTATGTGCTAACTCCATAGATGATGACTGCGACTTTTCTATTGATGAAGGATGTTCAGGTGTTACGCGTTACTTCGTAAATGATAACAGCACCGCCGGCGACATCTTTACAACAGCGGTTGGCAGCAATGCGAATGCAGGAACCAACAGCGCACCATTTGCGACGTTAGCTTTTGCTATTAATACTGCTACTACAAATGATACTTTGTTCGTGGATAATGGTGCCTACACAGAACAGGTTCAGATCAATAAATCACTGGTCATTATTGGATCAGGAAGCACCAATACCACCACTATCCTGGCTCCTGCTTCGCCAACCAATGTGAGCAATGCTAATGGTACTTATCAACCAATAGTATATGTAAGTGGTGTTGGAAACAATGTTGAAATCCACGACATAAAAGTGGATGGCGACGGCGGCAGGAATGTCAGCAATTTAATAGGCATCTATTATTTTGAAGCATCCGGTTTGATCGATGATTGCCGCGTAACCGGCATTCATGATGCTCCATCTGTCAATGGTAACCAACGCGGACAAGGAATATTCGTAAATCACAGTTATGATGTAAATCTTTCACACACAGTAACAATCAGTAACAGCAAGGTGGATGATTATCAGAAAACAGGAATACTCATCAATGAATTGGGAACAGAAGGTATTGTGATCAATGACAGTATTATCGGATCATCAGTTTCAGGTATCATAGCACAAAACGGAATTCAGTTTGGCTATGGAGCATGGGGAACTATTCAGGGGAATGTTATTTCAAACAATTTATACAACACAGTTGCACCGCATACCGATGTTTCGTCCGGTATTCTGCTGGCCGGAGCGGGAATAGATTTCAATAATACGCCAACAGGAAATTCCATTTTCATAGGAGGCGCCGGTGCGTTGGCAAATACCATCATCGGAAATGAAACCGGTCTGTTTACTGCAGGAGGTGGATTCGGATATGATTCAAATGCAGGAATGATTTATGGCGCGAATAATTTTTCAGATAATAACATACATGTACAACTCGAAGATCCTGCTACTGTTCCTTCAGCGTCTTTTGTATATGACAAACGCGTCGACAATTCTTCGATTACCAATGTTGTGTATGGATGCATTCAATATGCAGTGGACTTCGCTGCAAATGGTGATGACCTGAATGCAGGTTCAGGCACCTTTATAGAAAATGTGACGGTACATAAAGAAGTTAATATCGGTGGTGCCGGACAGGGAAGCACTTTTGTAATTCCAGCAATTTCGAATCCCGTGTGTGGCGGCGGATCGTTGTGTGGAGGATTAGCCAGCAATATATTTTTAGTTCAGGCCAGCAATGTAACGATACACGATCTCACAATTGATGGAGACAATCCATCACTCAACAGCAGTGTTGTAGTAGATGGCGTTGATATTGATGCCAGAAACGGTATCATCACCAATCATTCAATGGGTGTTTATCAGAATCTTGAAATACACGATGTCACCCTTAACAATATTTACCTGAGAGGTGCTTATGCTTCCACTGGAGGTTCGTTTAATTTTCATGATAATACAGTAGATAATGTACAGGGAGAGGCAGCTTCCATTGGCATGTTCAACTTTGGAGGTACCGGAATATTTGATAACAACACGGTAAGCGATTGTAATGATGCGATAGCAGCAAACAATTCCACGGGTACTGTCTTCAAAAACAATACTGTCACAGGTTCAGCCAGCGGTATTCATACAGATAATAATGGAAGCAGTGGCGGCATAACAGACACCATCAAAAACAATATTGTTTCCAACAGCACAGCATCTGGATATGGTATCTGGGTATTTGCTCCCTATCGTGATGTAGTAGTAAAGGACAATACCGTAAATAATGTAGTGGTGGGTATGGCGCTCGCAGGTCAACAGGCTGCCGTAACACCGGTTTTTATGGGCAACACAATTGATGGACAAGGCAATGCCAGTGCTACAGGAGTTTATGTTACCACCAGCTTATTTGGTTTTGGTTCATCTGATGTCAGTGGTGTATTCAATAATAATTATATCATCAATAATGCGGACGGATGGTACCTTGAATCAGAAGGAGGACAAACATTAACGATTAGTGCAAACAACAATGCAATTGCAGACAATAGCAACTCCAACGTTTTCGATGCAAATGCGGGCGGAACGTTAAATGCCGGCATGACCTGCAACTGGTGGGGAACAACAGTTCCCGGAGATGTTGGAGCAACCATTTCAGGATCGGTATCCTATATTCCTTATTTGAAGAATGGAACGGATAGTCAGCCTGGTTCACCTGGCTTTCAGACTAATGAAATTTGCAACGGAATCTGCCTTGCATTTACTCCCGCCATATCAGGAGCGGATACGGTTTGTGCATATACTACGGGTTCAATTTATACTACTGAAGAAGGAATGTATGATTACAACTGGAATGTATCAGGCGGCATAATCACCAACGTGGCTGCTAATGTGGTAACGGTTGACTGGGATGTAGCAGGAATAGGAATTGTTTCGGTTATCTATACTGATAGCACAGGTTGTACAGATACATCGGCAAACTTTGAAGTAATAATAATTGACGCTCCTCTTCCAACTGTTGAAGGCGCTGATACGGTGTGCGCATTCACAACGGGTTCAGCTTATACTACGGAAGGTGGAATGAACAATTATAACTGGAATGTATCAGGTGGAGTTATTAGTAGTGTAACCGATAGCATCGTATATATAGATTGGGATGCAGCGGGTATTGGTATCGTGAGTGTTACCTACACCAATGATCCGGGTTGTGAAGGTGCTTCACCAGCTTTCGAGGTGACTATATTGGAATCTCCCCTGCCAACAGTAACAGGTGCGGATACTGTTTGCGCATTCACAACCGGTTCAGTTTATACTACGGAAAGTGGAATGACCAATTATAATTGGAATATATCAGGTGGTGTTATAAGTAACGTTATGGACAGCATTGTATATGTTGACTGGGATGCTGCCGGTATTGGAATCGTGAGTGTGACTTATACCAATGAAGCAGGTTGCGAAGGTACTTCACCTGACTTTGAGTTAATAATTCTAGAGTCTCCCCAACCAACTTTATCAGGCTCTGATACTGTTTGCGCATTTACAACTGCTTCTATTTATACGACTGAAAGCGGAATGACCAATTATAACTGGAATGTATCAGGAGGTGTTATCAGTAACGTGACTGATAGCATTGTATATGTCGACTGGGACGCTCCAGGTATTGGAATCGTGAGTGTTACCTATACGAATGATCTGGGTTGTGAAGGAACATCTGCAAACTTTGAGGTAATTATTCTGGATGTTCCACTCCCAATTGTAACCGGAACAGATACAGTTTGCGCTTTTTCTGAAGACGTAGCATATATTACACAAGGAGGAATGTCAGGTTATGACTGGGGAGTTTCCGGCGGTGTTATCAGTAGTGTTGCAGACAACATTGTATATATAAATTGGGATGATGCAGGATTGGGAACTGTTACAGTTACCTATACTGCTGCCAGCGGCTGTACTGGTACTTCTGCGCCCTTTGAAGTAGTTATTAATCCGTTGCCTACTCCAACTGTTATGGGAAATGATTATGTGTGCCCTAATGCTTCAGGAGTAGTATACAATACTGAACCGGGACAGAGTTTGTACACCTGGAATGTAGCTGGAGGAAGTATTGCATCAGGTGGTACATTGGCTGATGACTTTATAGTTATCAATTGGGGACCTGCCGGTTTTGGAACAGTCTCTGTAAACTACTCTAATGAATTTAACTGCACTGCATTAGCATCAACCAACTATGATGTAACGATTGAAGACACCGTTAAACCTTTGATTATTTGTCCTGGTAATACAGGTATTGCATGTGATGAATCGAGTGATTCTTCGAATACGGGAATGGCTACAGCAACGGATAATTGCGATTCAGATCCGTCCATCAGCTATACAGATGTAATCGTACCCGGAAGTTGTATTGGTAACTATACAATTAATCGTACCTGGAAAGCACAGGATGCGAATGGAAATTTCGCTACTTGTTTGCAGGTAATTGTTGTCAGTGATGTTACCGATCCTTTAATTGGAATACCTGCCGCTTCACTCACCGTTGAATGTGATGGAAGTGGTAACACTGGTGATCTCAATTCATGGCTTGCTACCAATGGTGGCGCTTCGGCTTCTGATGCCTGCAGCGGTGTGGTGTGGAGTAATAATTATTCTGCTTTGAGTAATGATTGCGGAGCTACTGGTTTTGCTACCGTAACTTTTACAGCAACTGATGATTGTGGTAACTTCTCAACTACAACAGCAACATTTACCATTGAAGACACTATCGATCCTACTATCGGAACACCTGCTTCTTCTCTCACCGTTGAGTGTGATGGAAGCGGTAACACTGGTGATCTCAATTCATGGCTTGCTACCAATGGTGGTGCTTCGGCTTCTGACGGCTGCAGTGGTGTGGTGTGGAGTAATAATTATTCTGCTTTGAGTAATGATTGCGGAGCTACTGGTTTTGCTACCGTAACTTTTACTGCTACCGATGATTGCGGTAACTTCTCAACTACAAGTGCAACATTTACTGTTGAAGACACTACTGATCCCATTATCGGAACACCTGCTGCTTCACTCACCATTGAATGTGATGGAAGCGGTAACACTAGCGATCTCAATTCATGGCTTGCTGCTAATGGTGGTGCTTCGGCTTCTGACGGCTGCAGTGGTGTGGTGTGGAGTAATAATTATTCTGCTTTAAGTAATGATTGCGGAGCTACTGGTTTTGCTACCGTAACTTTTACTGCTACCGATGATTGCGGTAACTTCTCAACTACAACAGCAACATTTACAATTGAAGACACTACTGATCCCATTATCGGAACACCTGCTGCTTCACTCACCGTTGAGTGCGATGGAAGTGGTAACACTAGTGATCTCAATTCATGGCTTGCTGCTAATGGTGGTGCTTCGGCTTCTGATGCATGCAGTGGTGTGGTGTGGAGTAATAATTATTCTGCTTTGAGTAATGATTGCGGAGCTACTGGTTTTGCTACCGTAACATTTACAGCTACCGATGCTTGCGGTAACTTTTCAACTACAAGTGCAACATTTACTGTTGAAGACACTACTGATCCTGTGATCGTTTGTCCAAATGATACCACCGTTAGCAATGATGCCACCCTGTGCAGTGCGATTATCACACTTCATAATCCAATCACTTCGGATAATTGCAGCGCCATCTCTATTACCAATAATCATCCGGGTACCGGCTTTGCTGTAGGTAATACTACTGTAATGTGGATCGCTACCGATGCATGCGGCAATGCAGATACCTGCTATCAACAAGTAACAGTTACAGACGATGAGTCACCAACTTTAATGGGTTGCCCGTCAGATATTGTAACGTGCGACAGCATCGCGAGCTGGATTCCTCCTACACCATCAGA